In Mytilus trossulus isolate FHL-02 chromosome 14, PNRI_Mtr1.1.1.hap1, whole genome shotgun sequence, a genomic segment contains:
- the LOC134697662 gene encoding protein mab-21-like 2: MSDMLGLNETLEKFYSKCATPQRDPGYTKLFNYVTEIVKKVGEIASHFKPKQLILVGSSASDVSAIRAQEMDRLLLIDIKGKVENIDSLHEFARLKVDPSGHAVWKECMNKDGYLEPRKVSAMFKTIVDEATRLVNEENKSGYSGITDPASQIKIGDGCSVALAISGSFGPANWAFGNTKCDLVLEIDCEGLPPTRLASWLENKDKTNEQWPAFETVETIRNGNGYGLVAKTLHGGIKKHIDSYDASLLWQYSVSRAESCLLKNCNDQLTYKKLLVILKAVRTYEIPEKRLSETPVLSSYHIKTVFLHEAHAHPDPKDWH; this comes from the coding sequence ATGTCGGATATGTTGGGACTAAATGAAACGTTGGAAAAATTCTACAGCAAATGTGCTACACCACAGCGTGATCCAGGTTACACAAAGTTATTCAACTACGTGACTGAGATTGTGAAAAAAGTGGGAGAAATAGCATCCCATTTCAAACCGAAACAATTGATACTTGTAGGGAGCTCGGCATCAGATGTTTCTGCGATTAGGGCACAAGAGATGGACCGTCTTCTACTGATAGACATTAAAGGAAAGGTGGAAAACATAGACAGTTTACATGAATTTGCAAGGCTAAAAGTCGATCCGTCGGGTCATGCTGTTTGGAAAGAATGCATGAATAAAGATGGCTATTTGGAACCACGGAAGGTTTCGGCAATGTTCAAGACAATAGTCGATGAGGCGACTCGCTTGGTCAATGAAGAAAACAAGTCGGGATATTCAGGGATCACTGACCCAGCAAGTCAAATAAAAATTGGTGATGGTTGCTCAGTTGCATTAGCTATCTCTGGATCTTTTGGACCAGCTAACTGGGCCTTTGGAAACACAAAATGTGATCTTGTTCTTGAAATTGATTGTGAAGGATTACCTCCAACACGCTTAGCATCATGGCTAGAAAACAAAGATAAAACGAATGAGCAATGGCCTGCTTTTGAAACAGTGGAAACAATTCGGAATGGTAATGGGTATGGTCTAGTAGCTAAGACTTTACACGGTGGGATTAAAAAGCATATTGATAGCTATGATGCATCACTTCTATGGCAATATTCTGTTTCTCGTGCAGAATCATGCCTATTGAAAAATTGTAACGATCAACTCACATACAAGAAGCTTTTGGTAATTCTTAAAGCTGTCCGAACCTATGAAATACCCGAAAAACGTCTTTCAGAGACGCCCGTCTTATCATCTTATCACATTAAAACAGTTTTTCTGCATGAGGCACATGCTCATCCAGATCCCAAAGACTGGCATTAA